The genome window TCTAAGCGCCCAACTTGCCTATTGAATTCCGGATTATCCTGTTCTGCAAGAAGCTGATTGCCGAAAAGTTCAAAAAGCACTTTATAATAAAGCTGTTTTGGGGTGTACTTGATAAATATTTGTTCAATCGCTTCAATTAAATATTCTTTAAACGGTGTAGTATGTTTCTTTCCCTTTTCATCTACAATTGTCTTTGTATGATGTGCTTCTTTGCTTTGCCATAATTCACTAAACCACTTGCATAATTCCTGATACTGATTGTTATTGCCAGTTTCGGCAATATTAAGCTCTACATTGTTTGTTTCTTTTAAGCCTATTCCTGCTTCTGTTAAATTAGAACTTCCGGAAATAAAGTATTTGTGCCTGGCATCTGTCTCTGGGTTAAAAAGATAAACCTTTGCATGGCAGAAGTTAGGCTCAAGTGTTTGTACTTTGACCTTTTCCTGTTTTAAAAATTCAACTGCTTCCTTTGCTACTGCACTCAATTCAAGTGCAGCCTCTATTGTGATATTTTCACTCAGCAAATCAATTGTACGGTCTTGTATTATGTCAATATTTACTATGTCACCAAGAACCATTTTAAATTCTTTAATCTTATCGTTTATCTGGCGGGAAAGAAATGCAAGTGCCCCAACTGTGAAATACCCGGTAACAACATCTATTTTGCCGGAGTCAGTGTATTCTTTGAGCCACTCGTAAACTTTTTGGTTTTCATTTTTGTTGTCTAGTATCATGTCTTTCCTTTAATTTAACTATCCGTTTAGCTTTGCCCACTTGCACATAACATATCAAAATATGGAAAATTTTCCATATATCGCCCTTTTTAGCCTGGACTTTTTCTGTCGATCAGCATATTAAAACTGAAAATGGAAAATTCCAGCAATACTTTCCATGTACTAATACGAATGGCTAGTTGAAAAAATTATTTCCCCCGAAATGCGCCGAACGCACCGAAATTCACCGAATTAGTGGTTATAGCTTTAGGACTGATGTGCATTTTGCAGTCATTTTCAAGAATACTAAAATATCATACTTTCGGTGACCCTCGGCGACTTCGGCGTGATTCGGTGGGAAAATTATTTTGCCGCGATTCAACTTAACGGGTCATTCATATTTTTAATTAAACAGGTTAACCCCGATAATTCATGAATTACATTTTAGGCTCGACCCCAAAAGCAGAGTGTAGTCGATTTACGCACTGAGTGAATTATCGGGGTTAATCATTTTGACTACAATTATTTGTCCTTGAAAATTTTGTCCATTAACCTGCATTATTCATGAACCTGCGTTTTAGGTATGAAACAACAATAGAAACCTGTCAAAAGTAGAGATGACATAGTTTGTAGTTCACGCTTTAGCGTGCTCATTGGCAGCCTAAAGGCTGTACTACGAACATACCTCATGAGAATTCATGAATAATGCAAATTAAGCAACGATTTTATGATTAAGGTACTAAAACTTTCTCATTGCAAATGGGAATAATCCTGCCTACATTCATGTTCACACATGCATACTCATGCATATATTGAAACGACCGAACAACAAGTACATTAAATGAGTCAAAGAATTGCTATCCTCGGAGCCGGTCCAATCGGCCTTGAAGCAGCGTTGTATGCAAACCAGCTCGGATATAAAGTTGAAATTTTTGAACAAGGCGAAGTCGGCGCCAATATGCTCGATTGGGGTCACGTGCGTTTGTTTACCCGGTTTAAAATGAACCATTCGAGTTTAGGAGTGATCAGTATTAAGCGGGAATCACCCAACTGGCAAGAACCGGATGGGGAAGGATATTTGACCGGCAGGGAATTTGTAGATACCTACCTCGTGCCGCTGAGTCAATTATCTGCATTGAAAAAGAAAATTAACACGGGAAGGAAAGTTGTTAGTATTGGCCGGGAGAACATTTTAAAAGGCGAACTCATTGGCGACCCTGCACGTACCTCTTATCCATTTCGGATTCTAACCGAAAATTCCGCTGGCCAGGAACAAGTGCACACGGCAGATATAATCATTGATTCAACCGGCGTTTACAACAATCCAAATTGGCTGGGCGATGGCGGCATTCCGGCTTTAGGTGAATTGAAAAACAAGCCGTTTATTAACTATCAAATGCCGGATGTTTACGGCAAAGATCGTTCGAAATTTGCCGGTAAAAAATCGTTGGTGATGGGTGCAGGATACTCGGCCGCAACCGTAGTTTGCGATTTTCAAAATCTCATTCGTGAAGAGCCGGCGACTTCCTTGATTTGGGCCATTCGTGGCAGCCGCTCGCAGCCGATTCCGCTTATCCAAGACGACCCTCTGCCAAGTCGCGCCGGTCTAACCAAACAGGCAAATTCAATATTACAAGATGCTGCCGAAAACATTCAATTCAGAAATAACACGATAGTTGATTCTATCGAGTATTTCGAAAATAAAAATGCTTTTTCCGTTGGTCTTAAAAGTAATGGGCATCTTGAAAAAGTCGAAGTTGACCGGGTGATTGCCACGGTGGGCTATGGGCCGGACAATTCAATTTACCGGGAGTTGCAGATTCACGAATGCTACGCCTCGCGCGGTCCAATGAAATTGGCGGCGGCACTTTTAGGCGCCTCTTCTGCAGACTGTTTGGCACAGGAAAGCGCGGGTGCGGATACGCTTAAGAATCCCGAGCCAAATTTTTTCATCATTGGCAATAAAAGCTACGGACGCAACCCGACTTTTTTGATTCGCATGGGATTAAGCCAAATCGTCGAGGTTTTCTCTCTGATTTCCGGGGACGAAAAATTAAATCTGTATCAAACGGAAAGTGAAGGAGCAGTTGCTTGAGCCTTGAAAGTCTGAAAGTTCACGATGCAACCCTCGAAATCAGAGCGCCGGAAGTTCCTACTTACAAACCGGCGTTTAAGGACATTCCTTCGGCGCCGCTTTACAGTCTGGATACTCTTTGGTTTCAAGTGGGCGGCACAATTTGCAACCTCTGGTGCACTCACTGCTTCATAAGCTGCAGTCCCGAAAATCATAAATTTGGTTTCATGCCCCGTGAAGAGGTCAAAAAATATCTGGAAGAATCGAAACAGATAGGCGTGAAGGAGTACTATTTTACCGGCGGCGAACCGTTTATGAACCGGGACATGCTTGGTATTCTGGAGGATACATTAGCCATCGGACCAGCCACGGTTTTAACCAACGGCATCTTGATCCCTGAACGGGTGGCCACCCGACTCAAGGAGATTGCGGAAAATTCGATTTACTCTTTGGAAATCCGCGTCAGCATCGATGGCTTCACAGAAGAGGCTAACGATAAAATTAGAGGGGAAGGCAGTTTTAGAAAAGCGATGGCGGGGGTCAAGAATCTGGTTGAAAACGGCTTTCTGCCAATTATTACCGTTGCTCAGACCTGGGAAGATTCCGAAACCGAAAAAATTTTTAACGGTTTTAAAAAGACCATGAATAAGATCGGTTACACCCGCCCAAGAATCAAGATGATTCCGCCGCTCCGAATCGGACGTGAAAAAATTCGCGGCCGCGGCTACGACAAATATGAATACATCACTAAAGAAATGATGGTGGATTACGACGACCATCTCTTGCAATGCACCACCGGCCGCATGGTCACCGACAAAGGCGTCTACGTTTGTCCGATTTTAATCGATTACCCGGAAGCGAAACTTTCAGACACCTTAGCTGAATCGTTTGAACCTTATCCATTAAAACATCAGGCATGTTATACCTGCTACATCTCCGGAGCAATCTGCCATAATTTTTCGGCGTCTGAAAATTAAATTTTAAATTTAACCACGAAGGCACAGAGTTCACGAAGAAAACTTAAAAATCCAATAAAGAATTCCTCTGTGTCTCAGTGCCTCTGTGGTTCAATTTTTTTAAAATAAAAGGAAAAGTCATGAGTAGCAAATCAAACGGTAAGTCCAATCATTCCACAAAGAAAATCAGCGTAGAAAAAGCGGTTCGCGAACGGTACGAACAGGGCGCCCAGGTTCAAGAAGCCGCCCTTTGCTGTCCGGTTGATTATGATGAAAAATACCTGGAAGTCATTCCGGAAGAGATCATCGAGCGCGATTATGGCTGTGGTGACCCGTCTAAATATGCGAATCCC of candidate division KSB1 bacterium contains these proteins:
- a CDS encoding DEAD/DEAH box helicase family protein; translation: MILDNKNENQKVYEWLKEYTDSGKIDVVTGYFTVGALAFLSRQINDKIKEFKMVLGDIVNIDIIQDRTIDLLSENITIEAALELSAVAKEAVEFLKQEKVKVQTLEPNFCHAKVYLFNPETDARHKYFISGSSNLTEAGIGLKETNNVELNIAETGNNNQYQELCKWFSELWQSKEAHHTKTIVDEKGKKHTTPFKEYLIEAIEQIFIKYTPKQLYYKVLFELFGNQLLAEQDNPEFNRQVGRLENTVIYNTLYDIQQKGFLSLIKMHQKFDGAILADAVGLGKTWSALAVMKFFQLQGREIILICPKKLQYNWNRYSRHQNSKFEKDQLEFFIRYHTDLDPERMDKEGYRIERADTLFVDDKPKLFVIDESHHLRNGKSKRYQFFVEEILKKNDDVKVLMLSATPINNTLIEIRNQFNLIK
- a CDS encoding FAD-dependent oxidoreductase, whose amino-acid sequence is MSQRIAILGAGPIGLEAALYANQLGYKVEIFEQGEVGANMLDWGHVRLFTRFKMNHSSLGVISIKRESPNWQEPDGEGYLTGREFVDTYLVPLSQLSALKKKINTGRKVVSIGRENILKGELIGDPARTSYPFRILTENSAGQEQVHTADIIIDSTGVYNNPNWLGDGGIPALGELKNKPFINYQMPDVYGKDRSKFAGKKSLVMGAGYSAATVVCDFQNLIREEPATSLIWAIRGSRSQPIPLIQDDPLPSRAGLTKQANSILQDAAENIQFRNNTIVDSIEYFENKNAFSVGLKSNGHLEKVEVDRVIATVGYGPDNSIYRELQIHECYASRGPMKLAAALLGASSADCLAQESAGADTLKNPEPNFFIIGNKSYGRNPTFLIRMGLSQIVEVFSLISGDEKLNLYQTESEGAVA
- a CDS encoding radical SAM protein yields the protein MPSAPLYSLDTLWFQVGGTICNLWCTHCFISCSPENHKFGFMPREEVKKYLEESKQIGVKEYYFTGGEPFMNRDMLGILEDTLAIGPATVLTNGILIPERVATRLKEIAENSIYSLEIRVSIDGFTEEANDKIRGEGSFRKAMAGVKNLVENGFLPIITVAQTWEDSETEKIFNGFKKTMNKIGYTRPRIKMIPPLRIGREKIRGRGYDKYEYITKEMMVDYDDHLLQCTTGRMVTDKGVYVCPILIDYPEAKLSDTLAESFEPYPLKHQACYTCYISGAICHNFSASEN